In Mobula hypostoma chromosome 10, sMobHyp1.1, whole genome shotgun sequence, a single genomic region encodes these proteins:
- the abhd4 gene encoding (Lyso)-N-acylphosphatidylethanolamine lipase, whose protein sequence is MEDDAEAASGNWLTSWLPAWCPTSMTHLREAEARILQGLKSPPECRYVKLPSSHQIWTLSLDRVSGAAGEQTPLVLVHGFGGGLGLWIQNLERLSCRRRLFAFDLLGFGRSSRPSFPVEPEAVEAEFVRSIEEWRQQLGLPAMILLGHSLGGYLAASYCIQHPDRVKHLVLVDPWGFPERPTDQSEVWKPPVWVKALAAVLGRFNFLAILRAAGPWGPSLVQRFRPDLKMKYADMFQDDSILEYVYHCNAQTPSGEAAFKVLSEAFGWAKRPMIGRIHLIPKDIPITMIYGARSWIDSSSGEQVKVQRPDSYVRTMSIEGASHHVYSDQPQEFNAVVAEICDSVSETPSTPSQASPSPTSSPSPPPTHPSVTGELITK, encoded by the exons ATGGAAGATGATGCAGAGGCAGC GTCTGGGAACTGGTTGACCAGCTGGCTACCTGCCTGGTGCCCGACGTCCATGACTCACCTACGAGAGGCTGAGGCGCGGATCCTGCAAG GCCTGAAGAGCCCCCCCGAGTGCCGCTATGTGAAGTTGCCAAGCTCCCACCAGATCTGgactctgtcactggatcgagTTTCAGGTGCGGCGGGGGAGCAAACGCCACTGGTGCTGGTCCACGGTTTCGGGGGCGGTCTCGGCCTCTGGATCCAGAACCTGGAGCGGCTGAGCTGCCGGCGCCGGCTGTTCGCGTTCGACCTGCTGGGCTTCGGCCGCAGCTCCCGTCCCAGCTTCCCGGTTGAGCCCGAGGCAGTGGAGGCTGAGTTTGTGCGCTCCATCGAGGAGTGGAGGCAGCAGCTGGGCCTGCCCGCCATGATCCTGCTCGGGCACAGTCTAGGTGGCTACCTGGCAGCCAGCTACTGCATCCAGCACCCCGACAG AGTGAAGCACCTGGTCCTGGTGGATCCGTGGGGATTCCCCGAGCGGCCGACCGACCAGTCAGAGGTTTGGAAGCCACCTGTCTGGGTGAAGGCGCTGGCTGCAGTCCTGGGACGCTTCAACTTCCTGGCCATCCTGCGGGCTGCAGGTCCCTGGG GACCGTCCCTAGTCCAGAGGTTCCGTCCGGACCTGAAGATGAAATATGCAGACATGTTCCAGGATGACTCCATCCTGGAGTACGTGTATCACTGCAACGCACAGACCcccag tgggGAAGCGGCCttcaaggttctttcagaagcgTTTGGCTGGGCCAAGCGGCCGATGATCGGGAGGATTCACCTGATCCCGAAGGACATTCCCATCACGATGATCTACGGCGCCAGGTCCTGGATCGATTCCAGCAGTGGGGAGCAGGTCAAGGTGCAAAGGCCAGACTCCTACGTCAGGACCATG tCCATCGAAGGAGCATCACACCATGTCTATTCCGATCAACCGCAGGAATTCAATGCAGTGGTCGCCGAGATCTGTGACTCAGTATCTGAGACACCGTCCACCCCATCCCAAGCCTCACCTTCCCCTACCTCATCCCCATCCCCCCCTCCAACCCATCCATCAGTCACTGGTGAGCTCATAACAAAGTGA